A region of the Thermoplasmata archaeon genome:
ATTTTGAATTATTGGAAAAAATATCACATATTCAAGCGTTGCATGAGCAGTTACAATCTCAGACAGATCTGTTATAGACTTTGAAAGCATATCAATTTTATCGTTTTCTAAATATGAGATGCTTTCATTTATAATATCTGTCATATTTCTATGCCCTTCCACTAAATTGTTTATTGGTGCCTTTGATTTAGCAAATCCTGTTTTTTTCTCAAACCGCTCAAGTAAAGGAAATAATATGTCTTCTTCTCTCTCAAAATGAACGTCTATCGAAAAATGTGATAAGAATGTAAGAAGTTCTGCAATCTTTGATCGGTCTATACTTCTACTGGAAAAATTTTTAGTTATATTGCAATTTATTGAAAAAAGTGCTTTTTCAAAAAGTTCATGCTCATTTGCTAAACGATCCAGTTCATCCAAATTAATCACCATTTTTTCCTGTTATCTAACTATTTTTTCAATCAATTCCGTCACATTTGCCAGTGAACACGCAAAATTCTAATTTATGCAGTGATCACTGTTACATATATTACAGCGGAATTTGAGATAGTCATGTATTTCATAAGTATAAACCTTACTGATACTTAGATATCCTGCTTATTATCAACAGTTTTGGAATGAACCAATAATTGGTGCTCACGTGAATAGATACTTCTTTCAGAGATGTTTCTTTTTTTTCATGCAGATCTAAGTTTTATACAATAAACAGTGTATTTTTCAATTTTTATGATGCACAGACTAATAATATTCATTGTTATAGAAAGACCTCTTTACAGTCATATCTGACAGCACAGTTAAATCAAACTATCTTGTAAGATTACTCGATTCTCTGTTACAGAGCTTCAAACATAAACATCATTATT
Encoded here:
- a CDS encoding hemerythrin domain-containing protein, which translates into the protein MVINLDELDRLANEHELFEKALFSINCNITKNFSSRSIDRSKIAELLTFLSHFSIDVHFEREEDILFPLLERFEKKTGFAKSKAPINNLVEGHRNMTDIINESISYLENDKIDMLSKSITDLSEIVTAHATLEYVIFFPIIQNRFMSLEQDNLKIVLERFFESKNSIYPYSASIAKAEILTKSLCKKKYTHKNAF